ggattttgtgagcatatttttactattcaTGCCATATATCCCTCGATTTCGGTTCAGGTGGAAGGGACCATACTTAGTACTTGGACAATACCGAGTCAGTCACAGGTAATAACCTTCTCTATTATTgtcacagatttaaaaacatttctgtAATTATTGTGCGACTCTCACGTTTCTAAATTACATTTGATCTCTACAATATCGCAGACCAAGGAACCGCAGGAACAAAACATATCAGTTTCTATGGCAACACTGACATTAATGATAAAgtagaaattcagtacaataataacaatacaGAAATAACTTTTAGTGATTTGTAGACAatagaagataaaaaaattaagccaaGTGTTGAACAGTGGCTTATAACTGAAATGATAATACCTTAATCAGGCggtgtttttaataatttgatgtTTAGTATAGGAAAATCAAGACATGACCAACTTGGCTCTGCCAGATCTTGATGTGCGAACAGTGCTCAATGTGGTGGAGGAGAATTTTGAGAAAGTAGAACTGGTTAGTACTTCCATACGTTACTCCTTGTACAACCCTGTCAATATTATCGAAATTTCCTAGTCAGGTTAGTGGAATTGAGTTATATGCACTAGCTACCTGAGTATTTCTCtcatgtctttatctcttacggggtagacagagtcaatagtctcgaaaagactcgaaggccacgttcagcttcattacttaatgatagtattgagattcaaatagggtcTGATTGCTAGACCGTTgcataaaaatgaatcccaaatGAGCCCCTCGCTTGcttgaatttttcattttgcgCGAAGAATACACTATTTAAAGCTGTACCatttaagtatgtacttaattaaGTATATCGATACATATATCACTGCAAAAGCACCATTCAGTGTTACATTTACAGTCCTTATGTGTCTTCATAATTCGTGCCGTTTCTTTGCCAGTACTTTAATAGAATAAggccactccgtctctttcccatggctgtcgtaaaaggcgactaaaggaatacgctcattcatctagtgcaactTTTCCCATTTTCtattatgggttaggttcccctgcacaGATTAGAcagacaggagtcgcttcgtattaAAACCATATAAATCATAGTCAACAGGCGCATACCAGACTTCTTCGAGACAGGTGACGATGTAACCGGTAATAGGAGGACGAAAGAGAGGTAATCAGTAACCTAAATCTTCATATTTACAGAAAGCGTACGCTGTTCGAATGATTTATATAGGGGAACACACTATGTGCAAGGAAGATATGATAAAgcattttaaaaagactgtcaATGCGGTGAACGCGTGCTACTGTGAAGTTAACATACAAGGTCTACTGTTAGTGTACGACAGTTACTTTATCCATGTTTTAGAGGTGTGttattgttttcttaaaaGTTACCTACTTAtcctattaatttataaggCACAATCAAAAGGCATAGTATCTGCGGGTGTTCTAggctatgtatgtacttatgcaTCACAGCGAAGTCGTGGCGGGGCTGTAGTAAccaataaactcaaaaaattataagtagatcgattttatatttttatttggtataAAGACAGATAAAACCGTTAGGAGTAACATCGGCTACTTTGTTTCTTCGTACAGGAGCAAAGTCATGTGCATTAgcaaatatacctatttagattttttcataaaactcTTCGGATACTTCTAATGCAGGGTTCAGAAGACACAGTGCATAGACAATTAAGATTCCTTTTTAAAGAAGAGCTGGATTGGATTGAGGAAATGGACCGTCTGGAAGAAGAGGAGGCAGCAGCAGCGGCGGAGGCGGCTGAAGCTGAGGCCATTGAGCTGGGAATCCCCTATGTGCCACCCCCGGCAGTAGATCCTGCCGAGAAACCAGAGAGGAAGATGTTTAAACGCCTAAAACTGCTCATAGTCTATCATTCTATAAAAACggtgatacttttattttcttaacataTATCAGGGATTAACCTAAGTCctcccttacggggttgacaCAGCCGATAGTCCCCAAAGTTATTTTCAACTTACTGACTAATggtggaattaagattcaaatagtgggaAGGTTTCTATCGcgtgtaaaagaagaatcccaagtttttaacctacaatttattaattaacaacTAATTACGTTTACGTTCCTACAATTTTCTGTTAGCTAGGAAGCAAATTGATGTTGCTTTTTTTCTGGGTGCTGGTGTTACCATGCCACCAGAATACATTTTACCTGacgttttaaatgtatttctcCCTATGCTACGCTCAAGAGACAATCAGGGAATGTGAACACTGAGAGCAAAgatgaaatgaaaaacatGTTGTAACTGTTCCAAAAGTGTCTTCCATGACTGTACCGCTCTTACTGTTCTTTTAGGTGCGTACTTCAGTACCCAAACTACTAGTACTACTAAGTGCTtctttaagtaggtacctaattacccaatttatctgttttatttaGCGTTGGTTCTCAAACTGGCAAGCTGTGACAGCGCGACCACCTTCCTTGGTCGGCAAACTGGACGTGTATGGACCTCTCCAAGCCCACATGGAACAACTGCGCATCTGTCTCGACAAAATCTTTAAGTTGTGTCGATTCGCTAACGAAGAACATGTGAGTATTATTTGCGCTCAAGAGTAGGTAGCTATTTTAATAAGAagtcaaataattttcaaagattttgatctttttatttgatgtaTCGAATCGCTAAAATTATACTTCCATTAActccaaaaaataaataaaaaacactgTTTCACATTAATTACATGTAAGTCTCAGTTACATCCTCGACCATCATCGATCCCGAAGAGTgtcttttttatcaattttcacATGAAGCAACCCAGTCTGACCTCAGTAACATTGCAAGTGAACCTAACACTTAATCATCCTTATATGGCTTAGGCGCTAACTGAATTTAAAGTTCATAGTTTATTTTCAGTTGTCGTTTGAAGGCCTCAGCGCAGTGGATCCTAGAATGGAGGCATTGCCCGAAGTGGCTCTGCTGGACTTTCTCATACAATCGCAGTACATATTTGACCTCCGACAATTTGCGTATATGCACAGGCGTGTTGACGACTACTGCTTTTATTTCGGTAAGTTTATtcgaatgccgtgtggtttccggcattttagaatataaccactccatatcattcccatggatgtcataaaaggcaactaaggtataggcatataaacttgggattcctcttgtgggCGATAGGATAGTAACTTATCACTAActtatttgaacctcaattccatcataaggccataatgctgaacgtggcctttcagtcttttcaatcgAATCGTTTGCTCAGTCTAACGTCTATAGCCCGAAGGGCGACGTGACGTAAGTTTATCTAAACTTTCATCAATGaaattgtaggtacatttgtaatttacattcatacatacataaaatcacgcctctttcccggaggggtaggcagagactacctctttccacttgccacgatctctgcatacttctttcgcttcgtccacattcataactctcttcatacaagctcggcggtttcatttgtaattttattgttgttatttGAATATACTGTGATttactggactgattttgatgatatttggcgTAGAGAAAAACTATACTTTCAGGATTAACATAGCCTTCTAGTACATTATAAGAGTGAAaccaaaacaaattttcaaatagtaAATTCAATTGCATTTTCTGTTCTATTCAGAGAGTGTGTGGCCACTACCTACGCATTACACGCCCCGACATCTATACAAGTTGAAGATCGACGATTCGTTCGTGGAACCTTTGCCCGTGATGCCATGGGAGATGGTGAAGAAAGAGGTAGGCGAGGATGAAGAAGGAAGAGAAGAACAGCAGAGCGGAAGCTCCGACAGCGATTAAACATTCGGGAACATCTATAAACTTCCTCAGATATTAtttcgaaaaagaaaaatcacccgacattttataaaaatggcaGTTGTCTGCGAAGGAACTTACTATAGTCACATACACAGTCACAATGTTGAAACTTTTTGTGACGGGTTCGTTATATGGCagcttaatattaatttttagtcAATGCTCTTCTTCCAAAATCGTgatcaatattttgttttagtgtATGTAATTGTGTcgcaattatattttgtatgattatcttctaagaaaaaatattcttgtcAATACGTACTTATTGTTTCTTTACTTCTCTTTCTtataatctttattataatttacaataatttcgACATATGCTATCCGGCCAATAAGGTATGTTGCTAAAATAAACAACCGTCTAGTAACTATAGCAATATTGATCTGTTCTAAAATCTGTATTAAGAACGAAACTAACTACCGTTTATCGTCTAATCTGTTCTAAACTTATCCTGGTTATATATTTAGTAAGTTATGTATCAGCTATGGACAGTGAAAAAAGTAAGAAATTAATAAGGCGGACAACCAGAAAAACTATCGCAGGTATAAAATTACCTCCGCTTGAAGGTTCTGCAGATGGGCAAGTTAAAACCATACTGGATATAGATCCGGACTATTACTCATTAGTTGAAGGTCGCCCTATAAAACCCAATCCATCTATATATAAGTACAAGCAAAATGTTAAAGAAGTGGCTTTGAAGAAAACGCTATATGGCTTCCTCGTCGATGAAATTCTTAGAATTGAAAAGGAAATTGAAACTGAACGAATAGTTTATGAAACTGCATCAACACATTTTAACGAATATCAAGACAGTTTTGACAAGTTTTTGGCCGAcgacaataataaaacaatcgCAATAATGAAGAAGTCTGACGCGCTCTCAAAAGATATTTTGATTCTTTCTGAGGAACATAAAAAAGCTAATTATGAGGTCGCGTCTTTAAAATCGAAGTTGCAGTATATTGACGAAacattatcaattttattatcgttccaaaattttctttgtaaagCTGCCCCCATACTGTGGcgagaaaaacaaaatgtcatgTTAGATGTTAAGCATGAAGATATTTTTAGAATGGATTCTAACATTTTTCAGAAGATAGATGTACaggaaattaaagaaaatttaaacggACTTCCTCCAACACATCTTTATTTTGAAACACCTGTACAGCTTATAACTGTTTTTGATGCATTAgagaaacaaaatttaaactatttattagcAACTGAAGAGTTAAATACGGagaagaataaatttttaaaggcattagataatataaaactaaaattacgaCAGGAACTGGATTATATACAGCAAAAGGTACATACACacacgtctttgtcccttgtggggtagacagagccaacagtcttgacaagtctgaaaggccacgttctggtatttggcttaatgatagaattgagattcatagttagatactcgtaataagagatagtgacaggttgctagcccatcgcctaaaagatgaatcccgaatttataagcctatccctaagtcgccttttacgacatccgtgggaaagagactgagtagtcctattcatttttctattaatgccgggaaccatccTGCACTAGCTGATTGATTGTGTGATTAATACTATATTTTCGGTATACGCATGTCATAATTATAGTGCCTACAATTTTCTCCCAAAAAGTATAGATCGTCTtaataatctaaaaattaaTCGATCGTCTCTCTATAATATTGTCTTTACCTTATAGACCAAATGtctattacattacattttgaatgggatttttttaatattcatgtCCTTTGAAAAAAGTTGTTCGTACTTTATACTTAATCGTTTTTGTTTCATCATGTTTACTCGAAATTGGTGGAAACCTCTGAAATGCTTAACATCTATTTTcgtttattattgtataaagtgcttttaattttgttaatttattttagataattGAGATAGAAGAAATAATAGCTTCCACTGAGGCACGAGAGACagaagtgaaagaagtatttTATAGGATATTGGGACAAAAActgcaatatttaatttcatctgACACTGCGttgcaaatttttaattatgttgaaTTTGCTTATGAACATTTAATTGCACCAAATGATACTAAACTTAAATCGCTTGCAATGGCTTTGGCGCTTGAAACTGAATATGACAATCTAATGATGGATATATCTGTATATGATCTGAATCTTGTTAAatcaattgaaaaagaaatttacGAAGATGGTGATAAGCAAATAAAACGGGCAAAAGAAGCCCACAAACTATTAAAGGACGTAGAAAAACTAAACAGGCGATTAAAATCTTCCTATGAACCATCAAGGAGGAATACTTACAATGAGtgaataaaatcatatttgaTAGCCGTACCATTGCCTGTTCATGTGATAGGTAAACACAATATAGTGTTCAATTGTTCTGTGATCAATACATATTCATTCTTcgagtattttatattatttaatttattagtcaAGAATGCTAAGTGCTGCTATAAAGATCTTATTAAACTTTCACGCGAAAACCGTCGAAGGTTTTCCTCTTTCCTTCTTTTTCCacttttgacattgacaacGAATAAACTAACATCTTTCTGTTGTCGTGATACTTTGAGCATATACttggtattttaaataattaattatattatatttacctagatattaaaatatgtcttgCTTGAAAAAGAAACGCAAACCCATGGTACCAATAAAAACTTTAGATATCATATTTAGAAGAAGATATGTACCAAATACCCAACATTACTTTGCTAACAGGAAACATGCAACTGTTCCTAATGAAACAAAGCCAAAGCGAGTTCGGCCTTTTAAAGTACCGCGATCTGAAAAATTATTGTCCTATATAAAGTATAGTGACAGAAAGGAGAAGGTATGCGCCCGTGAAAGGCTTAATCAGCCTTTACAtctaaaagataatttaagaATCGCTGCTACTAGAGACATATCGAAACGACTTTTCGTAGAAGAACCAGAAGATGATGTTAGGGCTGTTGTAGAAATCCATCCTGAATTCTACACTGTGATTGAAGGAAGACCATTGAGATGTTTCGAtgatataaaagtatatttgaataatattcgTTCTTACGCTATGTTTCGTCAACAAATTGGTTATCGCCGTGATTTGGTGCTGAAAATAGAACAGAGCATAGTAGAAGAATCTAGAATACATGACCTTATAGTAGAAGAGCTAAAGGAACATATCAAAaactttcaaaaatttttaactgaAGACTACAAAAAAGCTTGTGCAAAAGTTTCGAAAGCAGAAAAGGTTTATACAGATCTggttgcaaaaataaatgagtTTCTAGTCTATGTTTCAAAGAGAACAATACTAAATAACAAAGTATTTAAACTAGATGCAATTAGGAAtgtcttaaaaatttataggcgctatttaatatttgtcgCTCCTCTTTCTTGGAGACAATTATATGATGAAACTTTAAGGGGGAAAGTTCAATCTATCCAATTCGAAAGTGGGACATTTGCAACTGATACTGATGATGATTTGGTTGAAACTTtagatattgataaaattatagacGCAGCCAAAATAGAGCTTTTAAACCCCTTACCtcctcatttattttttaagacgCCCGGACAAACCTTATCTATGTTTCGTACAATGGAATTACAAAGCAGGGAATATTTAACTCAATTAGCAAAAACTGATGCACCGTTTCGGTTATTGCAAGATCGAATCAAACAATTGACATTGGCAACAAAACAAGAGCttgattattttcaattttatattgatagtATCAATGATCAAATATCTAGAGAAACTCACAATGAAACTCATCTGCAAGAGAAGTTCTTTCGCATATTGAATGACTCATTTTATGACAGTGTAGCCAGTTTCGAtacgttaaaattaaaaatatgtatagaaTATGTATATGAACAAGTTTTTGGGAAATGTGAAGAGGGGCATCAGAGTCTTCAAGACCCGATGAAAATTTTAGAAGTTATGTATGAAGATTACAATCTGCGGCTAGATTCCttggattttaaaattgtcaaTCAAGCAAAGAGCGACTTCTTTGCGCAAGacttaaaaatgttaagaaaTGCTTATGCAGCTCAGCGAGAATTAAGAGCATTCAGAGAGATGACTAACGCTATGAATAAGGCATTCTTGCCCCCTGCAAAATACACGAGGCCcgtttttaagaaatttatgaGTATGAAGGACCTTagagttttaaaaattgctGAAAAGAGAAAATCGCAAATTATAACTGGTAGGATGAAAATAAGACCCAGATTTAAACTGTCGGCAGAAGAGCGAGAAGGCTTACTAATGTTCACCGAGTGGTGTGAAGGGACAGATCCAGCACCATTTTTGAAAGAATACTACACCTACGTAAAACCCGCATTTGATTGGCTACCTCGTAAATCCATGATGTAGGTTCATTAATTTAACcattgttactcttttacggCTGAACAGCtgatcaaattttataaatttttaaaggctATTTCTTCTTATAAATTATCACGGGAGTAAAGCGCCGGGAAAAgctagtttttattaaatctgaCATATACGAATAGTATTTAAAGATTTCGAAAATAAAGTGTTACTCTACAAAACAGGTGGTTTTAATTCTTCACTGGAGAAATACGACAACTGCATCACTATACATATTATACGTTA
The window above is part of the Amyelois transitella isolate CPQ chromosome 11, ilAmyTran1.1, whole genome shotgun sequence genome. Proteins encoded here:
- the LOC106134906 gene encoding uncharacterized protein LOC106134906 is translated as MTNLALPDLDVRTVLNVVEENFEKVELKAYAVRMIYIGEHTMCKEDMIKHFKKTVNAVNACYCEVNIQGLLLVYDSYFIHVLEGSEDTVHRQLRFLFKEELDWIEEMDRLEEEEAAAAAEAAEAEAIELGIPYVPPPAVDPAEKPERKMFKRLKLLIVYHSIKTRWFSNWQAVTARPPSLVGKLDVYGPLQAHMEQLRICLDKIFKLCRFANEEHLSFEGLSAVDPRMEALPEVALLDFLIQSQYIFDLRQFAYMHRRVDDYCFYFESVWPLPTHYTPRHLYKLKIDDSFVEPLPVMPWEMVKKEVGEDEEGREEQQSGSSDSD
- the LOC106134907 gene encoding uncharacterized protein LOC106134907, with product MDSEKSKKLIRRTTRKTIAGIKLPPLEGSADGQVKTILDIDPDYYSLVEGRPIKPNPSIYKYKQNVKEVALKKTLYGFLVDEILRIEKEIETERIVYETASTHFNEYQDSFDKFLADDNNKTIAIMKKSDALSKDILILSEEHKKANYEVASLKSKLQYIDETLSILLSFQNFLCKAAPILWREKQNVMLDVKHEDIFRMDSNIFQKIDVQEIKENLNGLPPTHLYFETPVQLITVFDALEKQNLNYLLATEELNTEKNKFLKALDNIKLKLRQELDYIQQKIIEIEEIIASTEARETEVKEVFYRILGQKLQYLISSDTALQIFNYVEFAYEHLIAPNDTKLKSLAMALALETEYDNLMMDISVYDLNLVKSIEKEIYEDGDKQIKRAKEAHKLLKDVEKLNRRLKSSYEPSRRNTYNE
- the LOC106134908 gene encoding uncharacterized protein LOC106134908; translation: MSCLKKKRKPMVPIKTLDIIFRRRYVPNTQHYFANRKHATVPNETKPKRVRPFKVPRSEKLLSYIKYSDRKEKVCARERLNQPLHLKDNLRIAATRDISKRLFVEEPEDDVRAVVEIHPEFYTVIEGRPLRCFDDIKVYLNNIRSYAMFRQQIGYRRDLVLKIEQSIVEESRIHDLIVEELKEHIKNFQKFLTEDYKKACAKVSKAEKVYTDLVAKINEFLVYVSKRTILNNKVFKLDAIRNVLKIYRRYLIFVAPLSWRQLYDETLRGKVQSIQFESGTFATDTDDDLVETLDIDKIIDAAKIELLNPLPPHLFFKTPGQTLSMFRTMELQSREYLTQLAKTDAPFRLLQDRIKQLTLATKQELDYFQFYIDSINDQISRETHNETHLQEKFFRILNDSFYDSVASFDTLKLKICIEYVYEQVFGKCEEGHQSLQDPMKILEVMYEDYNLRLDSLDFKIVNQAKSDFFAQDLKMLRNAYAAQRELRAFREMTNAMNKAFLPPAKYTRPVFKKFMSMKDLRVLKIAEKRKSQIITGRMKIRPRFKLSAEEREGLLMFTEWCEGTDPAPFLKEYYTYVKPAFDWLPRKSMM